The following proteins are encoded in a genomic region of Neovison vison isolate M4711 chromosome 12, ASM_NN_V1, whole genome shotgun sequence:
- the SSTR3 gene encoding somatostatin receptor type 3 encodes MDTPGYPASAPTTLEPGNTSSAWLPDTTLGNGSVDPSAAGLAVSGVLIPLVYLAVCVVGLLGNSLVIYVVLRHTASPSVTNVYILNLALADELFMLGLPFLAAQNALSYWPFGSLMCRLVMAVDGINQFTSIFCLTVMSVDRYLAVVHPTRSARWRTAPVARTVSVAVWVASAVVVLPVVVFSGVPHGMSTCHMQWPEPAAAWRAGFIIYTAALGFFGPLLVICLCYLLIVVKVRSAGRRVRAPSCQRRRRSERRVTRMVVAVVALFVLCWMPFYVLNIVNVLCPLPEEPAFFGLYFLVVALPYANSCANPILYGFLSYRFKQGFRRVLLRPSRRVRSQEPPAGGPPEKTVEEEEEEEEEEGAGKQGERKMNGRVSLIAQPGTSRQERPPSGKVNKDKQFLPQEASAGDKPGTLHISYL; translated from the coding sequence ATGGACACCCCTGGCTACCCTGCCTCGGCGCCCACAACCTTGGAACCTGGGAACACCTCCTCAGCCTGGCTCCCAGACACCACCCTGGGAAATGGGTCAGTGGACCCAAGTGCAGCAGGGCTGGCCGTCAGCGGTGTCCTAATCCCGCTGGTCTACCTGGCGGTGTGCGTGGTGGGCCTGCTGGGCAACTCCCTGGTCATCTACGTGGTCCTGAGGCACACGGCCAGCCCGTCGGTCACTAATGTCTACATCCTCAACCTGGCCTTGGCCGATGAGCTCTTCATGCTGGGGCTGCCCTTCCTGGCGGCCCAGAACGCCCTATCCTACTGGCCCTTCGGCTCCCTCATGTGCCGCCTGGTCATGGCCGTGGACGGCATCAACCAGTTCACCAGCATCTTCTGCCTCACGGTCATGAGTGTGGACCGATACCTGGCCGTGGTGCACCCCACCCGCTCTGCCCGCTGGCGCACAGCTCCGGTGGCCCGCACGGTGAGCGTGGCCGTGTGGGTGGCCTCAGCGGTGGTGGTGCTGCCCGTGGTGGTCTTCTCGGGGGTACCCCATGGCATGAGCACCTGCCACATGCAGTGGCCCGAGCCGGCGGCGGCCTGGCGCGCCGGCTTCATCATCTACACGGCCGCACTGGGCTTCTTCGGGCCGCTGCTGGTCATCTGTCTTTGCTACTTGCTCATCGTGGTCAAGGTGCGCTCGGCAGGGCGGCGGGTGCGGGCACCCTCGTGCCAGCGGCGGCGGCGCTCGGAGCGCAGAGTCACGCGCATGGTGGTGGCCGTGGTGGCGCTCTTCGTCCTTTGCTGGATGCCTTTCTACGTGCTCAACATCGTCAACGTGCTGTGCCCGCTGCCCGAAGAGCCCGCCTTCTTTGGCCTCTACTTCCTGGTGGTGGCGCTGCCCTATGCCAACAGCTGTGCCAACCCCATCCTCTATGGCTTCCTCTCCTATCGCTTCAAGCAGGGTTTCCGCAGGGTCCTGCTGCGACCCTCCCGCCGTGTGCGCAGCCAGGAGCCTCCAGCCGGAGGACCTCCGGAGAAGACggtagaggaagaggaggaggaggaggaggaggagggggcagggaagcagggggagaggaagatgaATGGCCGGGTCAGCCTCATTGCGCAGCCTGGCACCAGCAGGCAGGAGCGACCGCCCAGTGGCAAGGTCAACAAGGACAAGCAGTTCCTACCCCAAGAGGCCTCAGCGGGAGACAAGCCGGGCACACTGCACATCAGCTATCTGTAG